A portion of the Fastidiosipila sp. genome contains these proteins:
- a CDS encoding YjbQ family protein has translation MKSYRKELIFNTPTRRAFINITPEVRRCLAESGIQEGLLLCNPMHITASVFINDDESGLHSDFEVFLEKLAPEKPYDQYRHNGYEDNADAHLKRTVMGREVVVAVTRGQLDFGTWEQIFYGEFDGKRPKRVLVKIIGE, from the coding sequence ATGAAATCCTATCGAAAAGAATTGATCTTTAACACACCCACCAGGCGGGCCTTTATCAACATCACGCCGGAAGTGAGAAGATGCCTGGCTGAAAGCGGCATTCAAGAGGGTTTGCTCCTTTGCAATCCCATGCATATAACCGCCAGTGTCTTCATCAACGACGACGAATCAGGCCTTCACAGCGATTTTGAGGTCTTTTTGGAAAAGCTGGCTCCGGAGAAACCCTACGACCAGTACCGGCATAACGGTTATGAAGACAACGCCGATGCCCATTTGAAACGGACAGTCATGGGCAGGGAGGTAGTAGTTGCCGTCACCCGTGGCCAACTGGATTTCGGCACCTGGGAACAGATCTTCTACGGTGAGTTCGACGGTAAAAGACCTAAAAGGGTCCTGGTCAAGATCATCGGCGAATAA
- a CDS encoding heavy metal translocating P-type ATPase, with the protein MKKTFAVTGMTCASCQAAVTRSVEKLDGVSGVNVNLLTGTLTVELDSEIQTESAVMAAVEKAGYGISLVGESGGSRKSGRRAERQKLVEEREREELLMRRRLLYSALLLIPLMWLSMGPMIGLPLPAFLTGHENAVGYALLQMVFALPVLLINGYFFISGFKGALHLAPNMNTLIALGSAASFVFGLFAIYRIGNGLGTGDSALIDRYLHQLYFESAAMILVLITVGKTLEARAKGKTSEALTGLMDLVPQTALVMRGGERVEIDAEDLRPGDLVVLLPGARVPCDGVVREGHSSVDESAMTGESIPVEKAPGDPVTSATINGTGTLIFEATKTGEDTTLSQMIHLMEEASSSKAPVARLADRVAGVFVPVVIAIALVTLAVWLLLGYPGELAFSMSISVLVISCPCALGLATPVAIMVATGQGARHGILIKSGEALEDAGNLSSVVFDKTGTLTAGKPEVTEIVTAGAEGDEAFNTEAGLLTLAATLEELSEHPLAGAILKEAEARKLKDRIPLERFEAVPGRGVKGILGDHRPVYVGSANYMKELEIKDEILEKEADRLAAEGRTILFLALEDRLLGLIGATDRLKPGSIGAVDRLHKLGIRVIMLTGDRQATAEAIGRQLGGVQVIAEVLPTDKAEVISRLHQRGERVAMVGDGINDAPALAVADVGIAIGAGSDIAIDSADIVLVRNELNDAVTAIELSRKTLRTIKENLFWAFFYNVIAIPLAAGIFYVPYGLKLTPMIGALAMSFSSIFVVLNALRLRGFRPGKEGRRKRLIQETTSLRIDDLITAGITDRACPVLPVLEEEEETMDKEVVLMVEGMTCGHCTARVEKALKAIPGVGDAHADLETKRVTVKTDGHVSPDLMKQAIAGEGYEVVG; encoded by the coding sequence ATGAAAAAGACCTTTGCAGTAACCGGAATGACCTGCGCTTCCTGCCAGGCGGCGGTGACCCGGTCAGTTGAGAAACTGGATGGTGTGAGCGGCGTCAATGTCAATTTGCTGACCGGGACCCTGACGGTCGAACTTGATTCAGAAATTCAAACAGAGTCAGCTGTGATGGCTGCAGTCGAAAAAGCAGGCTACGGTATCAGCCTGGTTGGGGAGAGCGGCGGTTCAAGAAAATCCGGCCGGCGGGCTGAGAGGCAGAAGCTGGTTGAGGAGCGCGAAAGGGAGGAACTCCTTATGCGGAGGCGGCTTCTCTATTCGGCCCTTTTGCTTATTCCGCTCATGTGGCTTTCCATGGGCCCCATGATCGGCCTCCCCCTGCCCGCTTTCCTTACCGGCCATGAGAATGCTGTCGGCTACGCGCTTTTGCAGATGGTCTTTGCCCTTCCGGTCCTTCTGATCAACGGCTACTTTTTCATTTCCGGCTTCAAGGGTGCCCTTCACCTTGCACCCAACATGAACACCCTGATCGCGCTCGGCTCGGCTGCCTCCTTCGTCTTCGGGCTCTTTGCCATTTACCGGATTGGCAACGGACTGGGTACAGGTGACAGCGCCCTGATTGACCGCTACCTCCACCAGCTTTATTTCGAATCGGCCGCCATGATCCTGGTCCTGATCACGGTGGGCAAGACACTGGAAGCCCGGGCCAAGGGCAAAACATCCGAGGCCCTGACCGGTCTGATGGATTTGGTCCCGCAGACCGCCCTGGTCATGCGGGGCGGAGAACGCGTTGAGATTGACGCAGAGGATCTGAGGCCGGGTGACCTGGTGGTATTGCTTCCCGGCGCTCGTGTCCCCTGTGACGGGGTTGTCCGTGAGGGCCACAGTTCGGTCGACGAATCGGCCATGACAGGCGAGAGCATCCCGGTCGAGAAGGCGCCGGGCGATCCGGTGACTTCGGCTACCATCAACGGCACCGGAACCCTGATTTTTGAAGCGACCAAAACGGGCGAGGATACGACATTGTCCCAGATGATCCACCTGATGGAGGAGGCTTCTTCCTCCAAAGCCCCGGTCGCGCGGCTGGCGGACCGGGTGGCAGGTGTATTTGTCCCTGTCGTGATCGCCATCGCCCTGGTGACCCTGGCTGTCTGGCTGCTTCTTGGCTATCCCGGTGAGCTTGCTTTCTCCATGTCAATTTCCGTTCTGGTCATCTCCTGTCCCTGCGCACTGGGCCTGGCAACCCCGGTCGCCATCATGGTGGCAACGGGCCAGGGGGCCCGGCACGGCATCCTGATCAAATCGGGCGAGGCTCTGGAAGATGCGGGCAACCTGAGCAGCGTTGTTTTTGATAAAACCGGCACCCTGACAGCCGGCAAACCGGAAGTGACGGAGATTGTCACAGCCGGGGCAGAGGGGGATGAAGCCTTCAATACTGAGGCGGGTCTCCTGACGCTGGCTGCGACCCTGGAGGAGCTGTCGGAACATCCGCTTGCGGGGGCCATCCTGAAAGAGGCAGAAGCCAGAAAGCTGAAAGACCGCATTCCGCTGGAGCGCTTTGAGGCTGTTCCCGGACGGGGTGTCAAGGGGATTCTGGGGGACCATCGACCAGTTTATGTCGGCAGCGCCAATTACATGAAGGAACTCGAAATCAAGGATGAAATACTGGAAAAAGAGGCGGATCGGCTGGCCGCCGAAGGCCGGACCATCCTTTTCCTGGCTTTGGAGGACCGGCTCCTGGGCCTGATCGGGGCGACCGATCGATTAAAACCGGGCAGTATCGGAGCGGTTGACCGGCTCCACAAGCTGGGGATCCGGGTCATCATGCTTACAGGTGACCGCCAGGCGACGGCGGAGGCCATTGGCCGTCAGCTGGGCGGCGTCCAGGTGATCGCCGAGGTTTTGCCGACCGACAAGGCGGAGGTGATCAGCCGGCTCCACCAAAGGGGTGAGCGGGTTGCCATGGTGGGTGACGGTATCAATGACGCGCCGGCCCTGGCTGTGGCTGATGTGGGGATTGCCATCGGCGCGGGCAGTGACATTGCCATCGATTCGGCTGACATCGTTCTGGTCCGCAATGAGCTGAATGACGCGGTCACTGCCATCGAGCTGAGCCGGAAAACGCTGAGGACCATAAAGGAAAATCTCTTTTGGGCCTTTTTCTACAATGTGATTGCTATCCCCCTTGCAGCCGGTATCTTTTATGTCCCCTACGGTCTTAAGCTGACGCCCATGATCGGGGCCCTGGCTATGAGCTTCAGCTCGATCTTTGTCGTGCTGAACGCCCTGCGCCTGAGGGGTTTTAGGCCGGGGAAAGAAGGAAGGCGGAAAAGATTGATACAAGAAACGACATCATTACGTATTGATGATCTGATAACCGCAGGGATTACGGACAGGGCCTGCCCGGTTCTCCCTGTTCTGGAAGAGGAGGAAGAAACCATGGATAAGGAAGTGGTTCTCATGGTTGAGGGCATGACTTGCGGCCACTGCACGGCCCGCGTCGAAAAAGCCCTGAAGGCAATTCCGGGTGTGGGCGATGCCCATGCCGATCTGGAAACGAAACGCGTGACAGTCAAAACAGACGGTCATGTCAGCCCTGATCTTATGAAACAAGCCATCGCCGGCGAGGGATATGAGGTCGTAGGATAA
- a CDS encoding DUF2975 domain-containing protein, producing MRGKGWIREILSHFFILALLGAGLWWLHKKAGEAPAFPGLKYLNTAFIVTFVIYGLMVVIFIFQLVSSVKLERFSPGNPESVRRLDRIWRFRLPRKCRQVQNRWPDFRNDFRAYFAERKWTRTSLQPFDAVMTRRRLIPALGRAPLVDRVFLFYHPMLNVIIVDQVLKECEKKVEELYGHYPAPRNRVIFLTDMKNRDEITSAAAGVVNYLGVVRRGISLCPSLFDMNAGRFFYPIDTSLMARRHRLHYWRTRLLLRAWIRRQAGRHKEAAGERA from the coding sequence ATGCGCGGCAAAGGTTGGATTCGGGAGATTCTATCTCATTTCTTTATTCTGGCCCTTCTGGGCGCAGGCTTGTGGTGGCTGCACAAAAAAGCCGGGGAGGCTCCCGCTTTCCCGGGTCTCAAATACCTGAACACAGCCTTCATCGTTACCTTTGTGATCTACGGGCTGATGGTGGTCATTTTTATCTTCCAGCTTGTATCCAGTGTGAAGCTGGAGCGGTTCAGTCCGGGAAATCCTGAAAGTGTCAGGCGGCTTGACCGTATCTGGCGTTTCCGCCTGCCCCGCAAGTGCCGCCAGGTCCAGAACCGCTGGCCGGATTTCCGCAACGATTTCCGGGCGTATTTTGCGGAGCGCAAATGGACCAGAACCAGCCTGCAGCCCTTTGATGCCGTCATGACCCGCAGGCGGTTGATCCCCGCTTTGGGGAGGGCGCCCCTGGTAGATCGCGTTTTTCTCTTTTACCATCCCATGCTGAATGTAATCATCGTTGACCAGGTTCTCAAGGAGTGCGAAAAAAAAGTCGAGGAGCTTTATGGTCACTACCCTGCTCCGCGCAACCGTGTCATCTTTCTGACCGACATGAAAAATCGCGATGAAATCACTTCGGCCGCTGCAGGAGTCGTCAACTATCTGGGTGTGGTAAGGCGTGGAATCAGCCTCTGTCCCTCACTTTTTGACATGAATGCCGGCCGCTTCTTTTATCCGATCGATACCAGCTTGATGGCCAGGCGTCACCGCCTTCACTACTGGCGCACCCGTCTTCTGCTGCGCGCCTGGATCAGGAGACAGGCGGGAAGACACAAGGAGGCGGCAGGCGAAAGGGCCTGA
- a CDS encoding OsmC family protein, producing MDHIKAVFGPHYHGHVQGKRGSLVLGREENEFGPYDLVLAGLSGCFYLTFLSITEKMQLSYREVTIDIQGHHRKDPPTTLEHVVLDMTVEGADISKEKQFRRATEIAGKYCSVYQTLSHVAEIETKLTLLP from the coding sequence ATGGATCATATCAAAGCAGTTTTCGGGCCGCACTATCACGGCCATGTGCAGGGGAAAAGGGGGAGCCTGGTCCTGGGCCGCGAAGAAAACGAATTCGGGCCCTACGACTTGGTGCTGGCCGGCTTGAGCGGGTGTTTCTATCTGACCTTTCTCAGCATCACGGAAAAGATGCAGCTGTCCTACCGGGAAGTCACCATTGACATCCAGGGTCACCACCGCAAAGACCCGCCGACCACCCTGGAGCATGTCGTCCTGGATATGACAGTTGAAGGGGCCGATATCAGCAAGGAAAAGCAGTTCCGGCGGGCGACCGAGATTGCCGGCAAATACTGCTCGGTTTACCAGACACTCTCCCATGTCGCGGAGATTGAGACTAAGCTGACCCTTCTGCCCTAG
- a CDS encoding PDZ domain-containing protein, whose protein sequence is MNDQDDMRKDRQFSAREDRPPKTADRSGSLALGIILVGLVAVLVFSAITGLFVFLHANKDKILRPVATTGGTTAPAQTEKETETAPPPEQETEVLDPEFELPDLALPAPQPGKRILTIPQIVEKAKPAVVAIYTDVVITNQFGDLAQNRVAGSGFIITEDGYVVTNAHVVENARSIHVNLEDGRASETKLVGSDPYADVAVLKIDASGLPTVELGDSSKLLIGELAIAIGNPTGRLSGTVTSGIVSALDRELSQTPIALIQTDAALNPGNSGGALLNAYGQVIGINQLKIIFSDPGSVEQVQGISFAIPINAAKPIIESIIRTGKHVWPMMGITVSTVEENLAADQGLHYPGVVVVAVEAGSAGAKAGLRAGDVITAFEGKPVKTTKQLADYKNERKAGDRVTLTVYRGTEKMTVEMVLGASS, encoded by the coding sequence ATGAATGACCAAGATGACATGAGAAAAGACAGGCAGTTTTCTGCAAGGGAAGATCGGCCGCCGAAGACCGCTGACAGGTCGGGCAGCCTTGCGCTTGGCATTATTCTGGTTGGCCTGGTTGCGGTACTCGTTTTTTCCGCGATCACGGGCCTGTTTGTATTCCTGCACGCCAATAAGGACAAAATTCTAAGGCCTGTGGCTACTACCGGGGGGACGACTGCGCCTGCCCAAACGGAAAAAGAAACGGAAACGGCGCCGCCGCCTGAGCAGGAAACAGAGGTGCTCGATCCGGAGTTCGAGCTGCCGGACCTGGCCCTGCCCGCGCCGCAGCCGGGAAAGCGGATCCTGACCATTCCACAGATTGTCGAAAAAGCAAAACCTGCGGTCGTTGCCATCTACACCGATGTCGTGATTACCAACCAGTTTGGGGATCTTGCGCAAAACCGGGTGGCAGGCTCCGGCTTCATCATCACAGAGGACGGCTATGTGGTGACTAACGCGCATGTGGTTGAAAATGCCCGGTCCATTCATGTTAACCTGGAAGACGGGCGGGCTTCTGAGACCAAACTGGTGGGGAGCGACCCCTACGCTGATGTCGCTGTTTTAAAAATTGATGCTTCCGGCCTGCCCACCGTGGAGCTGGGCGACTCGTCCAAGCTTCTGATCGGTGAACTGGCCATTGCCATCGGCAATCCGACAGGGAGGTTATCAGGAACCGTGACCTCAGGCATTGTTTCAGCACTTGACCGTGAGCTGTCGCAAACCCCCATCGCCCTTATACAGACGGACGCTGCCCTGAATCCCGGCAATTCGGGAGGGGCTCTGCTTAACGCCTATGGCCAGGTGATCGGGATCAACCAATTGAAGATCATCTTCAGTGATCCCGGTTCCGTTGAGCAGGTACAGGGCATCAGTTTCGCTATTCCCATCAACGCTGCCAAACCCATCATCGAGAGTATTATCCGGACGGGCAAGCATGTCTGGCCCATGATGGGCATTACGGTGTCCACGGTCGAGGAGAATCTGGCCGCGGATCAGGGGCTCCATTATCCGGGGGTCGTGGTGGTTGCCGTCGAAGCCGGCAGCGCCGGAGCCAAGGCGGGGCTGAGAGCAGGTGATGTGATCACAGCCTTTGAAGGCAAACCGGTGAAAACGACCAAACAGCTGGCTGACTACAAGAACGAGCGCAAGGCGGGGGACCGGGTGACCTTGACGGTTTACCGCGGGACGGAGAAGATGACGGTCGAGATGGTGCTGGGGGCCTCATCCTGA